Genomic window (Dyadobacter fanqingshengii):
GATGCAGGTCAATTCAAAACTGCTTTCAATGCGATTCAGCAATTGATCAAAGAAGGAAAAATCCAGGCTGGCCATGACATTGGCAGCGGTGGATTAATCACCACATTGCTGGAAATGTGCTTTGCCGACCGTGATTTGGGCGCTTCTGTTGATCTTTCAGCACTGGGTGGTCAGGATATTATTGAGAAGCTTTTTGCTGAAAACATCGGGATTGTTTTCCAGGCTGATAAGTCTGCGGAAACATTGCTTGAAGCGCAAGGAGTTGCATTCCACAAAATAGGCAATGTTAACCTGGCTTCTACTTTGTCGGTTAAGGATGCAAGCGGGAAGTGGGATTTTGATATTGAAACATTGCGTGATGTTTGGTTTAAAACTTCCTATTTACTGGATAAAAAACAAACCAAGCCGGAGCTTGCGAAGGAGCGCTTTGATCATTATAAAAATCATCTTTTGCGTTATAAATTCCCGGCTCAATTCAATGGCAAGAAGCCGGTAATCGATGAATCGAAGCCAAGACCAAAGGCGGCGGTGCTTCGTGAAAAAGGCAGTAATTCGGAAAGAGAATTGGCCAATGCCATGTATCTGGCAGGTTTTGACGTCAAAGATGTGCATATGACCGACCTTATTTCCGGTCGCGAAACGCTGGAAGACATTCAGTTTATAGGCGCAGTAGGAGGGTTTTCCAATTCCGACGTTTTGGGTTCAGCGAAAGGCTGGGCGGGGGCTTTTCTCTTTAATGAAAAGGCCAAGATTGCACTTGAAAATTTCTTCAAACGTGAAGATACATTGTCAGTGGGTGTTTGCAATGGTTGCCAGCTTTTTGTTGAGCTTGGACTGATCAATGCAGACCACGATCAAAAACCTAAAATGCTGCACAATGCAAGTGGCAAGCACGAAAGCATTTTCACCTCACTCACCATTCAACCGAACAAATCCGTAATGCTCTCCACGTTGGCAGGCAGCACATTAGGCGTTTGGGTTTCCCATGGAGAAGGCCGTTTTGATTTCCCATATTCCGAAGATCAATACAACATTGTGGCCAAATACGGCTACGAAACCTATCCAGCCAGTCCGAACGGCTCCGCATTCAACACAGCAATGCTCTGCGATGAAACCGGCCGTCACCTGGTCATGATGCCGCACATTGAGCGGTCACTATTCCAGTGGCATTGGGCAAACTATCCGGAGGGACGGAAAGACGAGGTGAGTCCATGGATGGAAGCGTTTGTGAACGCGCGGGAGTGGATTGAGGGTTTGTGATTTTTTCCTCGGGATTGAAATCCCGGGTTGGGGAATGGGTTGTGCCTGATGGCACTTTGCAGGTTTTTTGTGCCGTTAGGCACTTTTGATATTGTTGGGCCGGGATATTCATCCTGGCCCTTGTTTTATCTACGGAGTAAAGCCACATTAACAATTACTTCCTCACATAAACCTCCAAGATCTCCTGGTCAATTCCTAAACTGTCAATCTTCTCCACGCCACTTTGGATGAGCGTGTCGCCTTTGAGGCGTAGTTTGAAATGGAAATCGCGGTTTTCCCAGTCGCGGTAGTTGCAGTACTGGAGATGTTCTGAATAATCTTCACCTTTCAGTGTGTAAGTGCCGCCGCCTGCGTCGAAAACGGCTGAGTCGCCTTTGCCCTGGTTGATGTCGTGCTTCATGAATGTGAAATACGACTCGGTAAACATCTTGATCATTTCCTGATTTTTTACCGGAAATGTAACAAGCGTGTCACTTTTGGTAATCACTTTGCTGGATGAAAGCGCCCATGTCCCGATGATCGATGGCGAAGTTGATGCTTTGGAATCTTCTTTTTTTTCGCCACACGCAGCGCAAATGGTTATGAATGCAAAGGCGTAAAATTTTGATCTCATTGTCGATTTAAGAATTGAGGTGGATTTTGCTTTCAAGTTAATGGATAATTTGGTTAACTTTAAATACACTAAACTCAGCATTTTATGAAAAACATTAAAAGCATTTGTTTGTCGCTGGTGGTTTTGCTTTGTGCATCATTTACCGTGCTGCACCACGGCTGGGCCGACTATGACCAAACAAAGCCGCAGGATTTTACCACAAAGATTGAAGAATCCATTTACGAAAATCCGCACGTGCTCGCTAAGGTGAAGTACAATAAGGAAATGTACACCGTTTTCCTAGCCCCCACCAGCCGCATGACAGATCGTGGCTTGACAGGCGATATGATCCAAAAAGGCACTTCTGTTCGACTCGTCGCTTATCCCCACAAGACCGAAAAAGGCGAAATGCGTGCCGAAAGGATCTTTGTTGATGGCAAGAAATTTGAACTTCGCTGATAGTGATTGAATTGCTCGACTGGCTTGAAAAAACTTCCTGGGCGATAGGAATTCGCCAATCATTGTGGCTATACCCGGCATTGGAAATTGTCCATATCCTCGGTATAGTCATGCTGGTTGGGCCGGCATTCATGTTTGATCTCAGGCTGCTAGGTTTTTCACAAAACATTCCTTTTGCAAGTCTGGCAGAACATTTATTGCCGTGGTCGCGCAGATCGCTTTTGCTGATTATTCCCTCGGGCTTGCTGCTTTTTATTACCAATGCCAATGCGCTGGGCGTGGATCCCACGTTTTGGACAAAGATGAGCCTGATAGTGATTGCTGGAATTAATGTTTTCGTTTTCCATCGGTTTATTTTTAAATCAAGCTTGAACCCGAACGGTGAACTTCCCTTTCAGGCGAGAATCAGTGCCTGCATTTCCATCATGGTCTGGGTTGCCGTTATTGCCTGTGGCAGGTTGCTGGCTTATTAATTCATTTTGAACATACAAATCAGTCCAGCTCGTTCAGGAAACGTTCGATATCATCAATGCCCTTTTTTGTAGCATAAGGCCGAAACAAATGTGCTTTCATGCGCAGATAATGCGTCATTTGGCTGGCGAGATTTTGGCGTGATCCGGATAATACGGCTTCGGAAAGCCAAAATCTGTTTTGCAAGCTGTTGCTGGAGACGATCAATAATTTGTCGTCCTCCGAACCGAATTTTACATATTTAGTTTCTTCCAAAAGAGAAATGTCTTGCACAAGTCCTGAGACACGATCCTGCATAACGGTTTGATAATTAGAGGCAATACGCGTATTCTGTTCCATCAGATGCACCATACTCAACATCAAACATTGATATTTCAAGCCATTTTCAAACAGCAGCACATTCTTTTTTAAGAAAATATACAAACTTTTAACGGGCAAATCGATATGGATTTGCGTATTAGACGCTGTGTAAGCCTGGCTTAGGCTGAAAACGAGATCATCTTTGGTCGGGAAATAATAGGTGAGGTTGCCGATTCGCATACCCAAATCCGCGGCGAGCTCCCGCATGCCGACATATTCAATTCCACTCAGGTTAAACAGCTCCAATGCCCGGTTAATAATTTTCTCCCGTGTCGCGTTCACTTTTTGATGCAGTAATTTGGTCAATGTCCTAATGCATATTAATTTTAGGTCGTTGTCCAAATTTATAACTTTTTAATCGTATGACGAATTTTTATCCAATCACAATCGATAATGGCCATGGCGAGCGGCTGACATTCCTTGGGCGCGAGGTTCGGGATGGCGTTGAATATATACAAGTTGAGAATCAGGTAAGCCCTGGGTCCGGCCCGCCGATGCATGTACATCACCAGCAGCACGAAAGTCTGTATATTCATGAAGGAAAAATGGGCGTTCAGATCGAAGGACAGGACCCTTATTTTCTAAGTAAGGGTGATTCAGCAACTTTCCATAGCGGAATCGCCCACCGGTTTTGGAATGCAGGTGACACCCCGCTCCAATGTTCGGGAGAAATCTGGCCGCCGCACAACATTGAATATTTTTTATCCGAAATATACCGATCCAGCCGCAAGAACGACAAAGGCATGCCCGCTCCGTTCGACGCGGCTTACTTGCTCCGGAAATACAAGACCGAATTTGACATGCTGGGCATCCCCCCATTCGTCAAAAAAGTAATATTTCCGATTGTGCTTTTTGTAGGAAAGTTGCGTGGGTTGGACAAGAAGTTTAAGGATGCGCCGGAGGCAGTTTGAGTTTTCATGAATGGTAGGACCTCTATCCAGCCTCAATGTCCCAAGTGCCGTCGGTACGATATATCTCCCTTGCGCCGGGATTCATCCTGGCAATATTAAATCAAGATTATCCCAACCCCCAGAATTTGATGTCGGGCATTGATTGCTAGAATATTCTTGCCGATATTTAGCGTGTAAAATTACTTTACATCCAAAACCTTCTGGCCATGAAATTGCTTCTACAATGTTCCGGAATAGTGGTTTTTTTGCTTCTTTTTTCTTGTGACGACCGGGAGGCTGATGTTGTTAAGGTGAAGGTGGATCAAGAAAAAGTTTTAGCCTCACTGCTGGCAACAAACAGGAATTGGCGGTTTGAGGAGATTTCAATGGAGAAAAAGGGCGTTAAGACGGTTGAAAACGTGGCGGAATCGTCCAAGTTAATAACGGTCGAAACGCGCATAAACGTTACGCCGAATGTTGGTTTTCGGTTTGAAAGCTATCCTAATAATGTTAACAATCTGGACGAGATCATTAGCTCAGGCCCGTTTGGCAAGATTCCTTATGGTGCAACGTCGTTGAGTGAAACGGGTATGGGCCTGACAATCGATGGGAGCTGGACCTGGGATGATGCAGCGCAAACCGTCGTGATTACGTCCACATCCTCCATGACAGGAATCGTTTCGGAAATTTCTGAAAATGGCTGGCGACCCGAAAAAGGTTACCTGGATACTACAATGTTGCCGCTCTTCAAAACATCAGAAGAGGCCCAAACGGCCGGCATACCCGAACGGATCAGGATCTTATTTGAAGAAAATGACCCAAAGGCCGGGAAGATTACATATAGCATTACGCTGAGAGCCGCTTGGATTACCAGACTTGTTTCCGGCAATTCACGCCAGCATTTTTACGACGTGGTTTATTAATTGATGAAAAGTAAAACATTATCTGTTTACACCCTCGCGATAAGCCCCGACGAGCGCATAATAGGGCTTGTCAAAAAGCTCAAAAAGCGGTTGGAGAAGCATCTCGGTAGAAATTATGGCAGCGTGAATGCGCTGGCTCACGTGACCTTAATCCTTTTTGTTGCCTACGAAGACGATTACCCGCCCATTTTGGCCGAATTTAAACGGGTTCTGGCCGGGCTTGCACCCTTTAAAGTCGGACTTTCAGGTTTCGGTGATTTTTCTAAAAACCTTCCATGCACATTCTATATCAAACCGGATGAATGTTCAAATGGGCAAATTATTGAATGCTGCAAGACGATAGGAACCAATTTCAATAAATTTTTGAAGCGAAGATATACCGATCGTTGGGAAATAGTAGGTCGCACAGACCCGCACCTGACCATAGGCCGCGAGCTGGTTCTGGAAGAGATTGAGGCATCCTACGCCTTGTTCACCGAAGATTTCACTGAGCACTTTACCTGCAATTCCTTCGTTATCCGAAAACTTAACCTCGGAAAAGGACAGTACGAAATCATCGACACCATCCCATTACTGGGGCACGAATATATGGTAGGCCAGCAGATGCGGCTGTTTTGATATATAACGTTATTTTTAATTGATTTTCATATTTGAGTAGTGAATCTAACTACTATTCATTTTTATTAGCCAATATTCAGTAGCTTTGACAAATCTATTTTAGATTATGTCAGGCGACAGTAATTTCAGCAAAGGCGGCGGAGATCCCTTTTCAAAGCGAATTAAAGTTATTCATGGAAGGCAAGCGCCTGAAGAAGCACTCCTTGTTGGCTACGGGGCAATTATCGAAGCATTAAATTTGCAATTGCCCATGCCCGCAAAATTAGCGTTAATAAGCGACAAGCATAGGCAATCCTCCAATGACGACTGGCTCATTTTAACGCCGAGGCACAATCCTGCTGATAATCTATATGGCCACTTAGTTTTTGCGTTGAAATATGAAGGTGTTAACCTCCTGTTCTTTAAAAAACTGTTTGAAAGCCTCGGTGATGAGCGTGTAAAATTCGTAATAAGTATTGAGCCCAAGGGGCAGTATAGTCGAAGGATTTGGTTTTTGTTTGAATGGCTTATGCGACGCCAACTTGACATTCCTGATTTGAAAGACGGGAATTACGTTGCTTTGATAGATGAAGAAATCCAGTACGCAGTTTCACCCGCAGTTAACTTTGCGAGACAGCGGATCAGAAACAATCTTCCCGGAACTCCGGATTTTTGTCCATTGATTTTTCGAACAAGCAAGTTAGAGAGATTCATAGAAGCGAATTTGTCCGAACTTACACATACAATTTTGAACAACGTCCATAGAGATGTAATTCTTCGAGCTTCCGCTTTTTTATTATTAAAGGATTCCAAAGCTTCATTTTCAATTGAGGGTGAAAATCCGACGCCCAATCGTGCTATGCGCTGGGGCAAGGCTATTGGTCAGGCTGGAAGTATACAGTTAGGTGAGGAAGAGTTATTGCGTCTGCAACAAATAGTCATTGAAAATAGCCGTTTTGTCGAGATGGGATTTCGGACAGATGGCGGTTTCGTAGGGGTGCATGATCGCACCAGCGGTACACCGATGCCGGAACATATTTCAGCAAAACCGGAAGATCTCCCGGTTTTGTTAAATGGATTGTTTGCTACTGCTTCTTTATTGGAGCATCAGAACTTCCATCCCGTTCTGGCCGCCGCAAGCATTGCTTTTGGCTTTGTATTCATTCACCCTTTTGTCGATGGTAACGGGAGACTTCACCGCTATTTAATTCATCATTTACTTGCAAAAACTAAATTTAGTCCGCAGGGGATTATTTTTCCTATATCGACTGCCATTCTGGAACGCATAGACGATTACCGAAAGTCGCTTGAGCAGTATTCACACCCATTACTGGACTTGATAGAATGGACGCCTACTGCGAACAATAATGTAAAGGTTTTGAATGAAACAATTGACTATTATCGATATTTTGATGCGACCAAACAAGCTGAATTCTTATTTGAATGTGTTGATCAGACTGTTGAAAAAATAATTCCGAAGGAGGTCGAATACTTGCAGCGATACGATTCAATGAAGGACTGGCTGGATGAGGAATTTGAAATGCCAGACAAAACAGTAGCCCTACTTATCCGGTTTCTCGAGCAGAATAATGGCAGGCTTTCAAATAGAGCGTTAGACCGG
Coding sequences:
- a CDS encoding DUF6644 family protein; this encodes MIELLDWLEKTSWAIGIRQSLWLYPALEIVHILGIVMLVGPAFMFDLRLLGFSQNIPFASLAEHLLPWSRRSLLLIIPSGLLLFITNANALGVDPTFWTKMSLIVIAGINVFVFHRFIFKSSLNPNGELPFQARISACISIMVWVAVIACGRLLAY
- a CDS encoding TetR/AcrR family transcriptional regulator, whose translation is MNATREKIINRALELFNLSGIEYVGMRELAADLGMRIGNLTYYFPTKDDLVFSLSQAYTASNTQIHIDLPVKSLYIFLKKNVLLFENGLKYQCLMLSMVHLMEQNTRIASNYQTVMQDRVSGLVQDISLLEETKYVKFGSEDDKLLIVSSNSLQNRFWLSEAVLSGSRQNLASQMTHYLRMKAHLFRPYATKKGIDDIERFLNELD
- a CDS encoding 2'-5' RNA ligase family protein yields the protein MKSKTLSVYTLAISPDERIIGLVKKLKKRLEKHLGRNYGSVNALAHVTLILFVAYEDDYPPILAEFKRVLAGLAPFKVGLSGFGDFSKNLPCTFYIKPDECSNGQIIECCKTIGTNFNKFLKRRYTDRWEIVGRTDPHLTIGRELVLEEIEASYALFTEDFTEHFTCNSFVIRKLNLGKGQYEIIDTIPLLGHEYMVGQQMRLF
- a CDS encoding cupin domain-containing protein: MTNFYPITIDNGHGERLTFLGREVRDGVEYIQVENQVSPGSGPPMHVHHQQHESLYIHEGKMGVQIEGQDPYFLSKGDSATFHSGIAHRFWNAGDTPLQCSGEIWPPHNIEYFLSEIYRSSRKNDKGMPAPFDAAYLLRKYKTEFDMLGIPPFVKKVIFPIVLFVGKLRGLDKKFKDAPEAV
- a CDS encoding DUF6152 family protein — protein: MKNIKSICLSLVVLLCASFTVLHHGWADYDQTKPQDFTTKIEESIYENPHVLAKVKYNKEMYTVFLAPTSRMTDRGLTGDMIQKGTSVRLVAYPHKTEKGEMRAERIFVDGKKFELR
- a CDS encoding 2'-5' RNA ligase family protein, encoding MSGDSNFSKGGGDPFSKRIKVIHGRQAPEEALLVGYGAIIEALNLQLPMPAKLALISDKHRQSSNDDWLILTPRHNPADNLYGHLVFALKYEGVNLLFFKKLFESLGDERVKFVISIEPKGQYSRRIWFLFEWLMRRQLDIPDLKDGNYVALIDEEIQYAVSPAVNFARQRIRNNLPGTPDFCPLIFRTSKLERFIEANLSELTHTILNNVHRDVILRASAFLLLKDSKASFSIEGENPTPNRAMRWGKAIGQAGSIQLGEEELLRLQQIVIENSRFVEMGFRTDGGFVGVHDRTSGTPMPEHISAKPEDLPVLLNGLFATASLLEHQNFHPVLAAASIAFGFVFIHPFVDGNGRLHRYLIHHLLAKTKFSPQGIIFPISTAILERIDDYRKSLEQYSHPLLDLIEWTPTANNNVKVLNETIDYYRYFDATKQAEFLFECVDQTVEKIIPKEVEYLQRYDSMKDWLDEEFEMPDKTVALLIRFLEQNNGRLSNRALDREFAELSKEEVEAIEEQFYEIMLKPPLSQYSLAIMPSAAISLEVVEMKQQLRAAIGRSYGSANAEAHISLDGFEADENDYPYILAEYRRIVSELNPFEISFSGFDDFDKANYSAFYIKPTTESSLEIRRRSEAVMKAFDKNLKKQYTRKWADESQKPHMSIGRRLTREWVALAYTTLTAYEAGFLCDTFVIRKFNEKRRQYDVIDVLPLLGTSEPPVQLDLFQP